From Butyricimonas paravirosa, one genomic window encodes:
- a CDS encoding thioredoxin family protein, whose translation MKRIILMLLCCLSLTLLRAQEGVRFESLTFEEALQKAKEENRWIFLDAYTSWCGPCKVMAEQVFTLAKAGVFFNSRFVNVKYDMEKGEGPELAKKLGIGAYPTFVLIRPDGVVHDKLVGGMDVDGIIQRVEHSMKQTETVGTLAVRYEQGERDKDFLLKYLRALSDASEVRRLREVAGILSGQLTDIEKIDSTCWILFDNNDLAPFHSENYWFLLAHRKQFSQQVGQEKVDRRLGMLYTGVLSSIVWGRDTKTTFADVQEIGKVIRTLKTDDKKRLLAYVSLANAYKEKNTSELLKISKKAFPVFSDADVMMMVMPVSVYFRTQEDKAALREFIPVGRTVVPNLKIQENVNYVTYYFDELEKQM comes from the coding sequence ATGAAAAGGATAATTTTAATGTTGTTGTGTTGTTTGTCCCTCACCTTACTGCGGGCGCAAGAGGGGGTAAGGTTCGAATCGCTTACTTTCGAGGAGGCCTTGCAGAAAGCGAAGGAAGAAAATCGGTGGATTTTCTTGGATGCCTACACTTCCTGGTGTGGTCCCTGTAAGGTGATGGCAGAACAAGTTTTTACGCTAGCGAAAGCGGGAGTGTTTTTTAACTCCCGTTTCGTGAACGTGAAGTATGACATGGAGAAGGGGGAAGGCCCAGAGTTGGCAAAAAAACTTGGTATCGGGGCGTATCCGACCTTCGTGTTGATTCGGCCGGATGGTGTGGTTCATGATAAGTTGGTTGGTGGGATGGATGTTGATGGAATTATTCAACGGGTGGAACATTCCATGAAACAGACAGAGACCGTGGGAACATTAGCCGTTCGCTATGAACAAGGCGAGCGGGATAAGGATTTTTTGTTGAAGTACTTACGGGCTTTGTCGGATGCGAGTGAGGTTCGCCGGTTGAGAGAGGTTGCCGGAATTTTATCCGGGCAGTTGACGGATATTGAGAAGATTGACTCCACGTGTTGGATTTTGTTTGATAATAATGATTTGGCTCCGTTTCATTCTGAGAATTATTGGTTTTTACTGGCGCATAGAAAACAATTCAGTCAACAGGTAGGACAGGAAAAGGTTGACCGACGTTTAGGGATGCTTTACACGGGTGTTTTGTCATCCATTGTTTGGGGGCGTGACACGAAAACAACATTTGCTGATGTACAGGAGATCGGGAAAGTGATTCGGACGTTGAAAACGGATGATAAAAAACGATTGTTAGCGTACGTGAGCTTGGCTAATGCTTACAAGGAAAAGAATACCAGTGAATTGTTGAAAATCAGTAAAAAGGCATTTCCAGTTTTCTCTGATGCTGACGTGATGATGATGGTAATGCCCGTATCGGTCTATTTCCGTACCCAAGAGGATAAAGCGGCGTTGAGAGAATTTATACCGGTGGGGAGGACTGTTGTTCCAAATCTGAAAATACAGGAGAATGTAAACTACGTAACCTATTATTTTGACGAGTTGGAAAAGCAGATGTAG